A portion of the Sulfuriferula sp. AH1 genome contains these proteins:
- a CDS encoding diguanylate cyclase domain-containing protein → MLDTDEISLQAALKQLKQAIYNHELWHKDLTRTIIGRLPCDQRDVAKDAHRHCCLGLWFYQQAPTTLRDHPAFAPLRNSHRHLHELAAQLLTKLTTETSITLADYDEFNTGLDQFRLEVKTLEREIEGILYNHDPLTGAETQLAMATELNKLAEQVQQNIQTCSIAIMNLDHLKHLNDTYGHDTGDRALSVAVRYVVEQLRPYDRVFRYNHEKFLISMPGTDLQTSYRVIERIRQKLHAIAVAYEGPQPIFITASFGLALLEANISPEQCIHHADQAMYAAKSAGRNCTRIWDAAIDDD, encoded by the coding sequence ATGCTTGATACCGATGAGATCAGCTTACAGGCTGCGCTAAAGCAGTTGAAGCAAGCCATTTACAATCATGAGTTGTGGCACAAGGATCTCACCCGCACCATCATCGGCCGCCTGCCCTGCGATCAGCGCGATGTAGCCAAGGATGCTCACCGTCACTGCTGCCTGGGACTATGGTTTTATCAGCAAGCTCCGACGACCCTGCGTGACCACCCGGCATTCGCCCCATTGAGAAACTCGCACCGGCACCTGCATGAACTCGCCGCGCAATTGCTGACAAAACTGACCACGGAAACGTCCATCACCCTGGCCGACTACGACGAATTCAATACCGGCCTCGACCAGTTCCGCCTCGAAGTCAAAACGCTGGAACGCGAGATAGAAGGCATACTCTACAACCACGATCCGCTGACCGGCGCCGAAACCCAGCTTGCGATGGCGACCGAGCTCAACAAACTGGCGGAACAGGTGCAGCAGAATATACAGACCTGCTCTATCGCCATCATGAATCTCGACCATCTGAAACACCTCAACGATACCTATGGCCATGACACCGGCGACCGGGCGCTTTCAGTGGCGGTACGTTATGTGGTGGAACAGTTGCGGCCCTATGACCGGGTATTCCGCTATAATCACGAAAAGTTCCTGATCTCGATGCCGGGCACCGATTTGCAGACGAGTTACCGGGTAATCGAGCGCATACGCCAGAAACTGCACGCGATCGCCGTCGCTTATGAAGGTCCACAGCCGATTTTCATCACTGCCTCGTTCGGACTTGCGCTGCTGGAAGCGAACATCAGCCCGGAACAATGCATCCATCACGCTGATCAGGCCATGTATGCGGCAAAATCCGCCGGGCGCAACTGCACGCGCATCTGGGATGCCGCCATCGACGACGACTAA
- a CDS encoding arylesterase: MSLRKFLLLLCFMISGTAHAAQVILVFGDSLSAGYGLAAHQAWPDLLQQRLDARQPKKWQVINASISGETSAGGLTRLPAALAQYEPAIVILALGANDGLRGLPLTSMQSNLGAMIADIKKNGARTLLVGTRLPPNYGIAYTEKFQQSFVALAHQHHVALLPSLLTGIETRSELFQADGLHPIAAAENQVVENIWGALLPLLTAASRKH; this comes from the coding sequence ATGAGCTTAAGAAAGTTTTTACTGTTGTTGTGTTTCATGATATCCGGTACGGCGCACGCTGCACAGGTGATACTGGTATTCGGCGACAGCCTGTCGGCAGGCTACGGCCTCGCCGCCCATCAGGCATGGCCTGATTTGTTGCAACAGCGGCTGGATGCCCGGCAACCCAAAAAATGGCAGGTAATCAACGCCAGTATCAGCGGTGAAACCAGCGCAGGCGGCCTGACCCGTCTGCCTGCTGCATTGGCTCAGTACGAACCCGCTATCGTCATCCTTGCCCTCGGTGCCAACGACGGGCTGCGCGGTTTGCCGCTCACCTCCATGCAGAGCAATCTCGGCGCCATGATCGCAGACATCAAGAAAAATGGCGCGCGTACGCTGCTGGTCGGCACTCGTCTGCCGCCCAATTATGGCATAGCCTATACCGAAAAGTTTCAGCAGTCCTTTGTCGCGCTCGCGCACCAGCACCATGTGGCCTTACTGCCGTCATTGCTGACTGGCATAGAAACCCGGTCGGAGCTGTTCCAGGCCGACGGCCTGCATCCCATCGCAGCAGCAGAAAATCAGGTAGTGGAGAATATTTGGGGGGCATTGCTGCCGCTGTTAACGGCAGCAAGCAGGAAGCATTAG
- a CDS encoding ABC transporter permease produces MNIVTLALRMLLREWRAGELRVLVLAVLIAVAGLASVNAFTARMQLALSQESNRLLGADLVLASDHAPAPVLQAEAQRRNLLTAQTMQFPSMVSTANASQLAEIKAVTSTYPLRGTLRIADSASAADHPVQAVPRPGTVWLEARLANALQLKPGDMIQIGYSQLKVTAILTNEPDRGGDFFNLAPRLLMNQTDVAATGLVTLGSRVNYRLLIAGSGSAVDNYRAVLAAHLARGQRLLSVRDARPEIRDVLDKAERYLGLAVLLAVLLAATAVLLSTRHFLRRHLDACALLRCFGASQRTIVTLYVLQIAALGLLAAVAGVVLGYAGQAVLAAMLGKLAHLELPPAAILPFVQAALAGLVLLAGFSLPTLFMLRHTPALRILRRDAAAFDALGAASYLAGVGAMAALLLWQVRDVQLTLMVLAGLAVTLLVTVALSWLLVLAAGWLGAYSHGSWRQGLLNLRRRAGGSVIQISAFTLGMLALLLLTVVRGDLLDNWHATLPATAPNRFVINIQPDQVAPLQAFLRQRDLEVGLYPMIRGRLTAINGHEVNSASYADQQTQRLLDREFNLSYADELNPDTVFVAGKGWHGAHPSAQFSVEQGIADRLHLKLGDTLRFDVGGTPVSARITSLRKVNWDSFKVNFFVVANAALLQHTAASYITSFYLPASKVALLNDMVRAYPNLTVIDVSAIMQTVQDMLDRVSAAVQFVFVFSLASGLVVLYAALAATRDERAQETALWRVLGAQRRQLWLAQVTEFAAIGLLAGLLAAAGASAIGWGLSSEVFKLPYHFDPLLWLIATGAGGAGVAIAGVLGLWGISRVPPLVTLREM; encoded by the coding sequence ATGAATATCGTAACGCTCGCGCTGCGTATGCTGTTACGCGAATGGCGTGCGGGTGAGTTGCGCGTGCTGGTGCTGGCGGTGCTGATCGCGGTGGCGGGGCTGGCTTCGGTCAATGCCTTTACCGCACGCATGCAGCTGGCGCTGAGTCAGGAGAGTAACCGCTTGCTCGGCGCGGATCTGGTACTGGCGTCGGATCATGCGCCTGCTCCTGTATTGCAGGCCGAAGCGCAGCGGCGCAACTTGCTTACTGCCCAAACCATGCAATTTCCCAGTATGGTGAGTACGGCGAACGCGAGCCAGCTTGCCGAGATCAAAGCGGTGACCAGCACTTACCCGTTGCGCGGCACATTGCGCATCGCCGACAGCGCATCGGCTGCCGATCATCCGGTTCAGGCCGTGCCGCGTCCGGGCACGGTATGGCTCGAAGCACGGCTGGCGAATGCCTTGCAGCTCAAGCCGGGCGACATGATCCAGATCGGTTACAGCCAGCTCAAGGTAACAGCGATCCTGACCAATGAGCCCGACCGCGGCGGCGATTTTTTTAATCTCGCGCCGCGTTTGCTGATGAATCAGACTGATGTGGCAGCTACCGGGCTGGTCACGCTTGGCAGCCGGGTCAATTACCGCTTGCTGATAGCAGGCAGCGGCAGCGCCGTCGATAATTATCGTGCTGTGCTCGCAGCGCATCTTGCACGCGGGCAACGTTTGCTGAGCGTGCGCGATGCCCGGCCGGAAATCCGCGATGTGCTGGACAAGGCAGAGCGTTATCTGGGGTTGGCGGTACTGCTGGCAGTGCTGCTTGCAGCTACGGCAGTGTTATTGTCGACCCGGCATTTCCTGCGCCGTCATCTGGATGCATGCGCGCTGCTGCGCTGTTTCGGTGCCAGTCAGCGCACCATTGTGACTTTGTATGTGTTGCAGATCGCCGCTCTGGGCCTGCTGGCCGCTGTGGCCGGCGTAGTGCTGGGTTATGCCGGACAGGCGGTGCTGGCGGCCATGCTGGGCAAGCTCGCGCACCTTGAGCTGCCGCCGGCGGCGATATTGCCGTTTGTGCAGGCGGCGCTGGCAGGACTGGTGCTGCTGGCGGGTTTCAGTCTGCCGACACTGTTCATGCTCCGGCATACGCCGGCATTGCGTATCCTGCGGCGCGATGCGGCAGCATTCGATGCGCTGGGTGCGGCAAGTTATCTGGCCGGAGTGGGGGCGATGGCGGCATTGCTGTTGTGGCAGGTGCGTGATGTACAGCTGACGCTCATGGTGCTGGCGGGGCTGGCGGTGACACTGCTGGTGACGGTGGCATTGTCGTGGTTGCTGGTCCTGGCTGCGGGTTGGCTGGGCGCGTACAGTCATGGCAGCTGGCGGCAGGGGCTGCTCAACCTGCGGCGCCGTGCAGGCGGCAGCGTCATCCAGATTTCGGCGTTTACGCTGGGCATGCTGGCATTGCTGTTGCTGACCGTGGTGCGCGGCGATCTGCTGGACAATTGGCACGCTACGCTGCCTGCCACGGCGCCGAATCGTTTCGTGATCAATATTCAACCGGATCAGGTGGCGCCTTTGCAGGCGTTTTTGCGTCAGCGCGATCTGGAGGTCGGATTGTATCCGATGATACGCGGACGGCTAACGGCGATTAACGGGCATGAGGTGAACAGTGCCAGCTATGCCGATCAGCAAACCCAGCGCCTGCTGGACCGCGAATTCAATCTGTCCTACGCCGACGAACTGAATCCCGACACCGTTTTTGTTGCGGGCAAGGGCTGGCATGGGGCCCACCCTTCTGCGCAATTTTCGGTAGAACAGGGGATCGCGGACAGGCTGCATCTCAAGCTCGGCGATACCTTGCGTTTCGACGTGGGCGGGACGCCGGTTTCCGCACGGATTACCAGCTTGCGCAAGGTTAACTGGGACAGCTTCAAGGTGAATTTTTTCGTGGTCGCCAATGCAGCGCTGTTGCAGCATACTGCCGCCAGCTATATCACCAGTTTCTATCTGCCTGCCTCGAAAGTCGCGCTGCTGAACGACATGGTCAGGGCCTATCCCAATCTGACCGTGATCGACGTCTCGGCCATCATGCAGACGGTGCAGGATATGCTGGATCGGGTGTCGGCAGCGGTGCAGTTTGTATTCGTCTTCAGTCTCGCTTCCGGTCTGGTGGTGTTATACGCCGCGCTCGCTGCTACCCGCGATGAGCGTGCGCAGGAAACCGCACTGTGGCGCGTGCTCGGTGCGCAACGGCGGCAATTGTGGCTGGCGCAGGTCACCGAATTCGCCGCGATAGGCCTGCTGGCAGGGTTGCTGGCGGCTGCGGGGGCAAGTGCCATCGGCTGGGGATTGAGCAGCGAGGTATTCAAGTTGCCTTATCATTTCGATCCGCTGCTGTGGTTGATTGCAACGGGGGCGGGCGGCGCGGGTGTGGCGATTGCCGGTGTATTGGGGCTGTGGGGTATCAGTCGGGTGCCGCCGCTGGTGACGCTGCGCGAGATGTAA
- a CDS encoding ABC transporter ATP-binding protein produces the protein MTTPAQNPILHVVDLAKQVTLNGAALTILHPTSFDILRGESVAIVGASGSGKSTLLGLLAGLDLPSQGEVWLAGQSLAAMDEDGRARLRGELIGFVFQSFQLLPMLTAVENVMLPLELNAVADARKRAQYWLERVGLVDRQQHRAQQLSGGEQQRVAIARAFAVNPALLLADEPTGNLDSETGARVIELLFELNREQGTTLVLVTHDDQLAASCGRRLALRAGHLESRT, from the coding sequence ATGACTACTCCCGCCCAAAATCCCATTTTGCATGTCGTCGATCTTGCCAAGCAAGTGACCCTGAATGGCGCTGCGCTGACGATACTGCATCCTACCAGTTTCGACATCCTGCGGGGCGAATCGGTTGCCATCGTGGGCGCATCCGGATCGGGAAAGTCGACGCTGCTCGGCCTGCTGGCCGGGTTGGACCTGCCCAGCCAGGGCGAAGTATGGCTGGCGGGACAATCGCTCGCGGCGATGGACGAGGACGGTCGTGCCAGATTGCGCGGCGAGCTGATCGGCTTCGTATTCCAGTCGTTTCAGTTATTGCCGATGCTGACCGCCGTGGAGAATGTGATGTTGCCGCTGGAACTGAATGCGGTAGCCGATGCGCGCAAGCGTGCACAGTACTGGCTGGAGCGGGTCGGGCTGGTCGATCGCCAGCAGCACCGCGCCCAGCAATTGTCGGGCGGCGAGCAGCAGCGTGTCGCCATTGCCCGTGCGTTTGCAGTGAATCCGGCGTTACTGCTGGCGGACGAGCCTACCGGCAATCTGGATTCGGAAACCGGTGCGAGGGTGATCGAATTGCTGTTCGAACTCAATCGTGAGCAGGGCACGACGCTGGTGCTGGTGACGCATGACGATCAGCTTGCCGCTAGTTGCGGCCGGCGTCTGGCATTGCGTGCCGGGCATCTGGAAAGCCGGACATGA